GGCTCGATCCGCTACCCGGCCTATGCCTGCGGTGTGCAGGGGCTGCGCCCGACGCCGGGCCGAGTGCCCGCGCAGAACAACACCGGGCCCGACCGCGCCATCGGCCCTCAGTTGATGGCCGTCGCAGGGCCGCTCGCACGGCGGGTGGATGATCTGCGGCTGGGGCTCGAGGCTATGTCCGGCTACGCGCCCGACGACGCGTGGAGCACGCCGATGCCGTTGACCGGGCCGAACCTGCCGCGCCGCGTCGCGCTGGTGAAACGGCCCGGCGGCATCGATACCGATCCGCGCATCATCGCCGATCTCGAACGCGCCGCCGCGATCCTCCGCGCTGCGGGTTGGCAGGTGGACGAGCCCACCGAGGTGCCCGACATCCGTGAGGCGGTGGATGTGCAGATCGACCTTTGGCTGTCGGACGCGCATTCGGACAAGCTGGCGGCGGCGAAACTCGAAGGCGATCCCGGTGCCATCGCGCTGCTCAGCTTCTACGAGGAACGCGCCAAGGCGATTGACGTGGCCAGGTTCAGCGCGCTGTTCACCCGCCGCTCGCGGCTGATCCGGGCGTGGCGCGCGTTCCTCGTCGATTATCCGATCGTGCTGATGCCGGTCTCGTCGGAACTGCCTTTCGCGCAGGATGAGGACCTGAACGGCCCCGAGGCCATCGCCCGGCTATGGGAGGCGCAGGTGCCGCAGATCGGCATTCCGGTTCTGGGGCTTCCGGCGGTCTCGATCTGCTCGGGGGTCGAGGCGGGCGTGCCCTGCGGTGTGCAGCTTGTGGCGCCGCCGTGGCGCGAGGATATCTGCCTCGAAGCTGGCGAGGTGTTGGAGGCGGCTTTCGGTCTGCATCCCCCGGCGTGACGGTTCACCATCCGCCATGCAAAAGCGCCGGCCCCGCAAAGGGCCGGCGTTGTCATTTTGCGCGCAGGCCAGCCCCGGGGAGAGCCAACCCGCGCGGGTCCGGTCACTGTCCGTAGACCAGATCCACCAGCGAGAGAGACACAGCCGGCACATAGGTGACGAGCAGCAGCACCAGCACCAGAACCCCCACGAAAGGCAGGTTGGCGATGGAGGTGCGCCACACGTCGGTGCGCGCGATCGAACAGGAGGTGATCAATACGCTCGCAACCGGCGGCGTCTGCTGGCCAAGGGCGATGTTCAGCGTCAGCAGAATACCGAACTGGATGGGGTTGATCCCGAGCTCATGCACCAGCGGCATGAAGATCGGCACCGTCAGGATGATCGCCGCCGCGCCATGCAGCACCATGCCCACAAAGAGCAGGAAGAGGTTGATGATCATCAGCACGGCAAACGGGTTGGTGGTGATCTGGGTGATGCCCGCGGCCAGCCGCTGCGGCATCTCGGTCTCAGTCAGGTAGAGCCCCAGCACCGCCGAGGCGGCGACCATCAGCATCACCACAGAGGTCTGCAGCACTCCGTCCACCAGCGCCTGATAGAGATGGCGCAGGTCGATCTCGCGGTAGATGAAGACCCCGATGAAGAGCGCCGCCACCACCGCCAGCGCCGCGCCTTCGGTCGCCGTCACCACGCCGCCGAAGATGCCGCCGAGGATCACCACCGGCAGGATCAGCGCCCAGGACGCCTCTTTCCCGGTCTCGGCAAGACGGCGCAGCGAGAAGGCCTCGTCGCGTGGCAGGTCGTAGCGCCGGGCCATGTAGTAGCAGAGCGCCATCAGCAGCCCTCCGCCCAGCACGCCGGGCACGATGCCCGCGACGAAGAGCTTGACCACCGAGGTGTCGGACATGGCGCCGTAAAGGATCATCGGGATCGACGGCGGGATGATGATTGCCAGCGAGGCTGAAGACGAGGTGATCGCCGCCGCGAGCCGCGGCTGATAGCCCTTTTCCTTCATCGCCGGGATCAGCACCGATCCGGTCGCGGCCACATCGGCCACGGCGGAGCCGGAGATCTCGGCAAAGAACATCGACACGCCGACGTTGACCATCGCCAGCCCGCCGCGCACGAAGCCGATCAGCGCCGAGACGAAGGCGATGAGCCTCGTCGAGATGCCGCCCGTGTTCATCAGCGCGCCTGCGAGGATGAACAGCGGAATGGCGATCAGCGGAAAGCTGGTGGCTCCGTCATAGAGCGACAGCGCGGCGTTGAGAAAGCCAAGCTCGCCATTGAGCAGATAGACGCCCAAGAGTGCCGATCCGAGGATCGAGAAGGCGATGGGCATGCCGACGGCGATCAGCACGAACATGAACAGCAGAATGCCGGCTTCGATCATTGCGTGGCCTCCCGGGGCGCGGAATGGGGGGGATGGGCGCGGGCCTGTGCCAGTTCGGCCTCGGCGCGGGCGATCTCATGCTCGATCTCGGCGGTATCGGGATCGACGCCGTCGCGGACCGCTTGCAGCCGCTGCGGCAGCGTCAGGAGCCGCCCGACGAACATCAGGGCAAAGC
This portion of the Salipiger sp. CCB-MM3 genome encodes:
- a CDS encoding amidase family protein, whose product is MTDPNDLSARNLAAAIRSGRMRAQDVIRSTLDRVARENPAINAIVQDCGADAMREAEALDARIAAGETVGALAGVPVTVKVIADQKGYATTNGTTLAKDLIATEDAGFLRNMRAQDAIVIGRTNCPAFSYRWFSSNNLHGTTSNPHNPALTPGGSSGGAGAATAAGLGHIAHGTDIAGSIRYPAYACGVQGLRPTPGRVPAQNNTGPDRAIGPQLMAVAGPLARRVDDLRLGLEAMSGYAPDDAWSTPMPLTGPNLPRRVALVKRPGGIDTDPRIIADLERAAAILRAAGWQVDEPTEVPDIREAVDVQIDLWLSDAHSDKLAAAKLEGDPGAIALLSFYEERAKAIDVARFSALFTRRSRLIRAWRAFLVDYPIVLMPVSSELPFAQDEDLNGPEAIARLWEAQVPQIGIPVLGLPAVSICSGVEAGVPCGVQLVAPPWREDICLEAGEVLEAAFGLHPPA
- a CDS encoding TRAP transporter large permease; translation: MIEAGILLFMFVLIAVGMPIAFSILGSALLGVYLLNGELGFLNAALSLYDGATSFPLIAIPLFILAGALMNTGGISTRLIAFVSALIGFVRGGLAMVNVGVSMFFAEISGSAVADVAATGSVLIPAMKEKGYQPRLAAAITSSSASLAIIIPPSIPMILYGAMSDTSVVKLFVAGIVPGVLGGGLLMALCYYMARRYDLPRDEAFSLRRLAETGKEASWALILPVVILGGIFGGVVTATEGAALAVVAALFIGVFIYREIDLRHLYQALVDGVLQTSVVMLMVAASAVLGLYLTETEMPQRLAAGITQITTNPFAVLMIINLFLLFVGMVLHGAAAIILTVPIFMPLVHELGINPIQFGILLTLNIALGQQTPPVASVLITSCSIARTDVWRTSIANLPFVGVLVLVLLLVTYVPAVSLSLVDLVYGQ